A window of the Arachis duranensis cultivar V14167 chromosome 5, aradu.V14167.gnm2.J7QH, whole genome shotgun sequence genome harbors these coding sequences:
- the LOC107490789 gene encoding peptidyl-prolyl cis-trans isomerase CYP38, chloroplastic — protein sequence MAATIPCHYYASAATTSKFFISNNAHSKRLTYPLSLTNARGFRGFSAARCSYQPPPHYSQLQSKDKGNSFSLKQCAISIALAVGLITGVPALGLPANAHTASPVLPDLAVLISGPPIKDPGALLRYALPIDNKAIREVQKPLEDITDSLKVAGVKALDSVERNVRQASRALKQGKTLIVTGLAESKKEHGIELLNKLEAGMDELELIIQDRNRDAVAPKQKELLNYVGGVEEDMVNGFPYEVPEEYRNMPLLKGRAAVDMKVKIKDNPNLEECVFHIVLDGYNAPVTAGNFVDLVERHFYDGMEIQRADGFVVQTGDPEGPAEGFIDPSTEKTRTIPLEIMVNGEKEPFYGATLEELGLYKAQTKLPFNAFGTMAMARDEFENNSGSSQIFWLLKESELTPSNANILDGRYAVFGYVTENEDFLADLKVGDVIESMQVVSGLDNLVNPSYKIAG from the exons ATGGCAGCCACCATTCCTTGCCACTACTATGCTTCTGCAGCCACCACATCCAAATTCTTCATCTCCAATAATGCACACTCCAAGCGTCTCACGTACCCTCTTTCTCTCACCAATGCTCGAGGATTCCGAGGTTTCAGTGCTGCTCGTTGCTCTTACCAACCACCACCCCATTATTCTCAACTTCAGAGTAAAGAT AAAGGGAATTCGTTTTCCTTAAAGCAGTGTGCGATTTCTATAGCACTTGCAGTTGGGTTGATAACCGGAGTTCCTGCACTGGGGTTGCCTGCCAATGCTCATACAGCTAGCCCTGTGTTGCCTGATCTGGCTGTGTTGATATCTGGACCACCAATCAAGGATCCTGGGGCATTATTGAGATATGCTCTTCCCATTGACAATAAGGCAATCAGAGAGGTACAAAAACCACTTGAAGATATTACAGATAGTCTTAAGGTTGCTGGAGTCAAAGCACTTGATTCTGTTGAAAGA AATGTGAGGCAGGCGTCTCGAGCTCTCAAGCAAGGGAAGACCCTAATTGTAACAGGGCTAGCAGAATCAAAGAAAGAACACGGAATCGAATTGCTTAATAAGCTGGAAGCTGGTATGGATGAGCTTGAACTGATAATACAGGATAGGAATCGAGATGCTGTTGCACCGAAACAGAAGGAGCTACTTAATTACGTCGGCGG TGTTGAAGAAGACATGGTCAATGGATTCCCATATGAAGTTCCCGAGGAATACCGAAATATGCCATTGTTGAAGGGGAGAGCAGCAGTGGATATGAAGGTCAAGATCAAGGACAATCCAAATCTTGAGGAATGTGTTTTCCATATAGTTCTTGACGGTTATAATGCCCCCGTAACTGCTGGAAATTTTGTCGATTTGGTAGAAAGGCACTTCTACGACGGCATGGAAATCCAGAGAG CCGATGGATTCGTTGTCCAAACTGGTGATCCTGAAGGCCCTGCTGAGGGTTTTATTGATCCAAGCACAGAGAAAACCAGGACAATACCTTTAGAAATTATGGTGAATGGGGAAAAGGAACCATTTTATGGAGCAACTCTAGAG GAGCTTGGTCTATACAAGGCTCAAACAAAGCTTCCATTTAATGCATTCGGAACAATGGCAATGGCAAGAGAT GAATTCGAGAACAACTCGGGCTCTAGCCAGATATTTTGGCTACTGAAAGAAAGCGAGTTAACTCCTAGCAATGCCAATATATTAGACGGCCGATATGCTGTCTTCGGCTATGTAACAGAAAACGAGGATTTCTTGGCGGACCTCAAGGTTGGTGATGTCATAGAATCAATGCAAGTAGTGTCTGGCCTTGATAATTTGGTTAATCCAAGCTACAAGATTGCTGGCTAA